One Actinomycetospora corticicola genomic window, GGGGCGGCGCCTACAGCCGCGACGAGCGCGCCACGATCTCGTCCCGACGCCGGGTCGCGGCGGGGACGCCGCCGATGGCCCAGTCGTCGGGCGGCACCTGGACCACGCGGCCGCGCACCCGCGAGCGGGTCACGCCGAGGACGTCGCAGAGCACGTCGGTGAGCTCGGCGAGGAGCCGGTGCCGTTGCTCGACCGGCCGGCCCTCGAGGACGGCGGCCGCGAA contains:
- a CDS encoding tautomerase family protein yields the protein MPVVEIHLVAGAHDDRRIEDLLRRVSERYAAVLESPIDRVRAFVTVHAPQHWMTGGVTAAVDGDPAPYFAAAVLEGRPVEQRHRLLAELTDVLCDVLGVTRSRVRGRVVQVPPDDWAIGGVPAATRRRDEIVARSSRL